In the Phenylobacterium soli genome, GGCCGCGGCCGAGCGGCTGGTGGGTGAGGCCCAGCTCGCTGCCCGCGCCGTGGAGGAGACCGCCCGCGCCGCCGCCGCCGCGACCACCCGGGCCGCCGCCGCCGAGGAGGCGATCAAGCCGCTGCGCGAGGCCGAGACCATCGCCGCGGCGGTGCTGCACAAGCTGGCCATCGACAAGGACCGGCTGGACCGCGAGCACGAGGCCCATGCCGCCGAGATCGCGCGGCTTGAGAACGAGATCGCGCGGATCGATTCCGACGCCGCCCGCGAAGCCCACATCGTCGAGGACGCCGATGAGGCCCTGAAGCGCCTCGCCGAGGACCTGGCGGCGCTGGAGGCTGCGATCGCCGGCGCGCCCGAGCGGATCCCGGAGCTGGAAGCCGCTGCCCGCGACGCGGAGGCGGCCCGCGCCGCGGGCGACGCCGAGGTCGAGCGCCTGGCCGGCGAGCTGGCGGCGCAGGAGGCCCAGTCGCGGGCCGCCGCCTCGCGGGTGGAGGAAGCGCAGGGCCGTGTCGCCCGCACCCGCCGGGCGCTCGACCAGGCGCGCCAGGAACGCGAGGCGCTCGGGGCGCTCGCCAATCCGCAGGCCGAGCAGGCGAAGGCCGAGCTGGCCGCGGCCGAGGCGGCGCTGGCCGCCGCGCGCGCCGCCCTCGATGCGGCCGAAGAGGCCCGGACCAAGGCCGTGGAGACCGAGGCTCAGGCGCGCGAGGTCGCGCGCAAGTCCGACGAACAGCTCGGCCGGCTGACGGCCGAGGCGCGGGCCCTGGCGCAGCTGGTCGCCCAGGCGCGGCGGGCGGGCTTCGCCCCGGCCCTGGATTCGGTGACGCCGGACCGCGGCTACGAGCAGGCCCTGGCGGCGGCGCTCGGCGATGACCTGGACGCGGCGCTAGACAAGGCCGCGCCGGCCTTCTGGGGCGGACGCGACGCTTCGGCGCCGAGCTGGCCCGCCGGCGTGACGCCGTTGGCGCAGGTGGTGAAGGCGCCGCCGGCCCTCGCCGCCCGCCTGGCGTTCACCGGCCTCGTCGAGCGGGCGGACGGCGACCGGCTGCAGGCCTCGCTGCCGCCGGGCGGACGCCTGGTCTCCCGCGAGGGGGACCTGTGGCGCTGGGACGGCTTCACTGCGCGGGCCGAGGCGCCCAAGGCCGCGGCCGTGCGACTGGAGCAGCGCAATCGGCTGGCCGAGGTCGAGGCCGAGATCGAGAAGCTGCAGCCCAGGGTCGACGTGGCCAGGGCCGCGCAGAAGGCGGCGTCCGACACCCTGCGGGGGGCTGAGGAGGCGCTGCGGGCGGCGCGGCGCGAGCCGCCGGCCCTGGAGCAGAAGGCCGGCCAGGCACGATCGGCCCTGGAGCGATTCGAGCGCGAGGCGGCCCGCAAGGAGGCGCACGCCGCCTCTCTCGACGATCTGATCGGCCGCTTCGAGGCCGAGCTCGCCGAGCACGAGCAGGCGCTGGCCCAGGCGCAGGCGACCGCGGGCGCTGTGGCCTCGAGCGGCGAGCTGGCCGGCAAGCTGGCTGCCGCGCGGGCCGCGGCAGGCCCCGCCCGTGAGGCCGCCGCGGCGGCGCGCGCGGCGCTGGAGCTGGAGGTCCGCGAGCGCGACGGTCGCGCCCGGCGCCTGGAGCAGGCGAGCCGCGAACGGGACGACTGGACCCGCCGCTCGCAGGCCGCGGCCAAGCGCACCGAGGCCTTGGCCGAGGCGCGGACCAAGACGTTCGCCGCGCTGGAGAAGGCGCGGGCGGCGCCCGGCACGCTGGAGGCGCGCCGCGCCCAGCTGCTCGACGAGCTGACCATGGCCGAGGCCCGCCGGGCCAAGACCTCGGACGCCCTGGCCGAGGGCGACAGGGAGCGCACCGAGGCCGAGCGGGCGTTGCGGGCGGCCGAGGCCGCGGCGTCGGAAGCGCGCGAGGTGCGGGCGAGCCTCGCCGCCCATGCCGAGGCCGCGCAGGAACGCCTCGCCGAGGTGACGACCCAGATCCGCGAGACGGCGCGCGTCGAGCCGTCGGAGCTCGCCCGCAAGCTGGCTGAGGACGCTGTGGCGGTGCCGACCGACGCCGAGGGCATCGAGGCGCACCTGTTCAACCTGGAGCGCCAGCGCGAGGCGATCGGGGCGGTGAACCTGCGGGCCGAGGAAGAGGCCAACGAATACGCCGAGCGGCTGGGCGGCATGCAGACCGAGCGGGCCGACCTGACCGGCGCCATCGCCGCACTGCGGCGCGGCATCGACGAACTGAACGGCGAAGGGCGCGAGCGGCTGACGGCGGCCTTCGAGGTCATCCACGAGCACTTCAAGACCCTGTTCCAGACCCTGTTCCAGGGCGGCCAGGCCGAGCTGCGGCTGGTGGAGTCCGACGATCCGCTGGAGGCCGGGCTGGAGATCTACGCCTGCCCGCCGGGCAAACGGCTGTCGACCATGAGCCTGATGTCCGGCGGCGAGCAGGCGCTGACCGCCATGGCGCTGATCTTCGCGGTGTTCCTCGCCCAGCCGGCGCCGATCTGCGTCCTCGACGAGGTCGACGCCCCGCTCGATGACGCCAACGTCGACCGCTACTGCAACCTGCTGGACGAGATGAACCGGCGCACCGAGACCCGCTTCGTGGTGATCACCCACAACCCGGTGACCATGGCCCGCATGGACCGGCTGTTCGGCGTGACCATGGCCGAGCGCGGCGTGTCGCAACTGGTATCGGTGGACCTCAGCCAGGCCGAGGCCATAGCCGCCCAGTAGGTCGACGCTGGGGGCCCGGCGCGGCCACGCAGGGTGTGACCCCCTTGCACTTGACGGCGCGTCACCTAGGCGGCTTCTTCGCGACAAGCTCGGGCGATCTGTCGCGATATCGAAAAAATGTAGCGATATCAGGGAGATAAACGGTGTTTGCCTAGCCTTGACGCGCCGCATTCGCGTCTATAGGTTCCGCCGCGATCAAGCCGGGGGGACATACGTTCGCCCGAAACTCGTATTGCACGTTCATGGCCCCTGCCAACGACGCACGCGAAGAGGCGATCAGACGTCTCGACGAACGGGCGGCCGCCCTTGGGGCCCGGACCCAGCGTCCGGTGACGTCGCACGCCGGTGAGCAGGCCGTAAGCCAGGCTTATCGCATCATCGCCGAGCTGATCGGCGGGGTGCTGGTAGGGCTGGCGGGCGGTTTCATCGTCGATCGGGTCTTGAACACGACGCCGTGGGGATTG is a window encoding:
- the smc gene encoding chromosome segregation protein SMC, whose amino-acid sequence is MHFQRLKLSGFKSFVDPTEFRIEPGVTGIVGPNGCGKSNLLEALRWVMGANSAKAMRAGGMDDVIFAGSANRPSRNHAEVALTIDNAARRAPAAFNDHPVLEVVRRIDKGAGSTYRINGREVRARDVQLLFADASTGSNSPALVRQGQISELIAAKPQNRRMILEEAAGVSGLHTRRHEAELRLRAAETNLGRLDDVAQELESALGRLKREARQAERYKKLSAEIRALQGAVLYARYSEAQAAAERLVGEAQLAARAVEETARAAAAATTRAAAAEEAIKPLREAETIAAAVLHKLAIDKDRLDREHEAHAAEIARLENEIARIDSDAAREAHIVEDADEALKRLAEDLAALEAAIAGAPERIPELEAAARDAEAARAAGDAEVERLAGELAAQEAQSRAAASRVEEAQGRVARTRRALDQARQEREALGALANPQAEQAKAELAAAEAALAAARAALDAAEEARTKAVETEAQAREVARKSDEQLGRLTAEARALAQLVAQARRAGFAPALDSVTPDRGYEQALAAALGDDLDAALDKAAPAFWGGRDASAPSWPAGVTPLAQVVKAPPALAARLAFTGLVERADGDRLQASLPPGGRLVSREGDLWRWDGFTARAEAPKAAAVRLEQRNRLAEVEAEIEKLQPRVDVARAAQKAASDTLRGAEEALRAARREPPALEQKAGQARSALERFEREAARKEAHAASLDDLIGRFEAELAEHEQALAQAQATAGAVASSGELAGKLAAARAAAGPAREAAAAARAALELEVRERDGRARRLEQASRERDDWTRRSQAAAKRTEALAEARTKTFAALEKARAAPGTLEARRAQLLDELTMAEARRAKTSDALAEGDRERTEAERALRAAEAAASEAREVRASLAAHAEAAQERLAEVTTQIRETARVEPSELARKLAEDAVAVPTDAEGIEAHLFNLERQREAIGAVNLRAEEEANEYAERLGGMQTERADLTGAIAALRRGIDELNGEGRERLTAAFEVIHEHFKTLFQTLFQGGQAELRLVESDDPLEAGLEIYACPPGKRLSTMSLMSGGEQALTAMALIFAVFLAQPAPICVLDEVDAPLDDANVDRYCNLLDEMNRRTETRFVVITHNPVTMARMDRLFGVTMAERGVSQLVSVDLSQAEAIAAQ
- a CDS encoding AtpZ/AtpI family protein; this encodes MAPANDAREEAIRRLDERAAALGARTQRPVTSHAGEQAVSQAYRIIAELIGGVLVGLAGGFIVDRVLNTTPWGLIGGVLLGFALSVWMARRTANRLMALAKQGEEPLPSVPFEDDEES